The Zerene cesonia ecotype Mississippi chromosome 14, Zerene_cesonia_1.1, whole genome shotgun sequence genome window below encodes:
- the LOC119831871 gene encoding allergen Tha p 1-like has translation MKVFVSMLLILSVTVIAAQRYTDKYDGINIDEILSNKKVLSSYINCLLDKGRCSVNGKELKSHITDALQTGCRKCTEPQKQGSRKVIRHMIKYEKQAWISLQKKYDPAGTYAKKYERELKGIQ, from the exons ATGAAGGTCTTCGTATCGATGCTTTTGATTCTCTCAGTGACTGTGATAGCAGCGCAAAGGTACACTGACAAATACGatggtataaatatagatgAAATATTGTCCAACAAGAAGGTCTTATCATCGTATATCAACTGTCTATTGGATAAAGGAAGATGTTCAGTTAACGGAAAGGAGttgaaat CTCACATAACAGACGCGCTACAGACTGGATGTCGTAAATGTACTGAACCACAAAAGCAGGGTTCCCGCAAAGTCATCCGGCACATGATTAAATACGAGAAGCAAGCCTGGATCAGTCTTCAGAAGAAATATGACCCAGCTGGTACCTATGCGAAAAAATACGAACGCGAACTTAAAGGCATTCAATAG